From Solanum lycopersicum chromosome 4, SLM_r2.1:
TAACCAGAACTCAAGTGAATAATTTCTGTTAAGAACAAGGAAGTCAATGGAGGTCTCTAAATATCAGCACTGTTCCTAAAGTAAGACCCAAGTTCCACATTCCAGCAAGctattaaaacaataaaagcaTGCGTCAAACAAATTTGTAGTATAAAGAGGGAAGGAAGGATAAAGGAAGCTTATAAAGCTTGAATGCAGCAGCAGCACGAAATACATACTAGAAAGAGAAAATTGAGTCAAACCTGAATATAAAGAACATCATCTTTTGGATGACAATTGATAAGATAGTCCGTAATCCATTTGAGTGAGTCTTCAGCAGGTTCCAACTGGCCCACACCCTTCATCTGATTACCATACTCAAGGATGGCCCATGACAACACAGTGGCAGTGTAAGCCATTGggaaattaaatttcatgtgGTCGCCAGCATCATACATTCCTTGACTGAGGTCTAACTTTTCTTGACTTCCATCTTTGACGGCTGAATCGCCTCTCCATGATATCTTATTATTTACCAATTTCCCAGCTGAAACATTATGAGATTTTACCCTTATGAAAATGAGCTCAACAGATATATTCAAAAGAACAAAACTAGAAAAGTTTCCAAGAAAACAAGTTACAACAAGCAATGTCTTCGCTTTCTATGGTGAACTACCTTCCAGCACTCTCCAATAACTCTGATGAAGACATGAAGTCATGATTTTTTAAGTACTTAAGATAATGGTTAAGTTTTTCAATGATCTTTTTTGCTTTTTGAAAAGAGCTTTGCCAAGTTTGATAACAATACACTAAATCCATGATATCATGACCATGAGACCTTGTCTAACATTTGAAGCAGACAAGGCAATGATACCAGCACATCTTAACTTTGTTCAGCATTATGAGGAGACGGAGTTTAGACAGCTAATAAGTTCCCTAATCTCACTCATCCTATAGGGTACATTTCAGGACACAGAGAGTTTAGAAAGCTAATAAGTTCATTAATCTCGCTCATCCCATAGGTAAACTTAATCCTTCTACAGAAGCATCAATACCTCACAGCTATgctgctcggactcttcaaaaatgtcgacAGGCGCATGTCGGATCCTCCaaagtagtgcatttttggaggatccaacaCGGGTGCGGCAACAATTTcgagagtccgagcaacttagccTCACAGGGCATCAGCGACGATCCATCATCTTACTGACTTTAATAGTAGAAAAATTGAAGTGCCACTTAAACTAAGAGTTTAGCCACCaccaacataaatataaaatctttagCAAATAGCGGAATGAACATTCAAGACATTATGAAGTGCAACATCCACATGAAATGTCCAAACCATTATGACACAACATAAATCTTGGACATAATTAACAGTATAAGAAGCAAAatgtacaacaacaacattcacaatgtaatcCTGGGAGGTAAAGATTTTGTTTCCAATAAATCCTCAACTCAAGGAAAACATATCAAAGCACATTGAAAAAGAAACAACTAAAGCAAATGAAATCATGACAAAATACTAATGAAAGCATAACAAACATTATGGAAAAAACAAcaaacaccacaacaaaatgtatttttaaaaaatggaaagaaCTAAAAATTTACTCCTCTTCAGTACTATATCAAACAAGTAAGCTGCAtttgtaaaaaatgaaaatctttcAACAGGGTAATCTAGATAACAAGCACAAAACATCACAAAACGCAAAACCCAACTTCAAAATATCACAAGAAACTTTACATTTTTGGACATCAAAGAACTGCATTGCAATTTTCAAAGCATCTCCATATTTCTTTTCAGAAGCACCAGAAGCAGCATCTGAGCCAGAACCATTATGCTTCTTCATAAAAAGTACCACAATGGCTCCAGCAGCCGCAGCAACCACTACCAAAGCTATAATCCATCCACACCAACCCCCTTTTTTTGATTTCTCTCCCATCCTTATTCACCTCAACAAATTTACCTGCACTATTATCATCAAGAAAccataaaaattcaatctttatcATTCAGATCTcataaaaatttgatcttttcaaccaaatatcaattatatgaaaaaaatgagaaaaggaGTAAGTTTTAAAACCTGATTTAATGATCCCGCACACACAATGCGGGATTATATGGCTGAAAAACTTGTTCTTTTAATATGCAATGCaggtgaaaataataatataaacaagaacacaaaagaagaaaaagattggagagaatgaagaaaataatggaGAAAATTTAGGGTGGAAAATGAAAATGGTTAAATTAAAAGAAGAGAGATTTGAGGTAGTTGAGGGATAGAACAGGGCACCGACAATATTCTTATGaagatgatgatttttttttttgtcttcagATTCAAGATGTTTTTCTTCACAATTTGGAATAATGACGATTATGccattgtttttttgtttttttttagagaGATTTTAGGGAGGAAAATAATTGACTTTGATTTTAGGAAAATCTTAACCAACAAACTTTGAAAATGTAATGAAAAATCCTTTGACCAATTTTGGATAGTAGAAATATAAGGAGGGTATCAAATTGATAGATTCATTGAAATTAATTTGCCCCCTTTTTCTTTTCGTTCGTATAATGGTCTTTGATTTAAATTATAGATTTCTCAATTGGTTGATTCGATTATTTGTGATTTTCCTTCAATCATGTTTAAGTTttgaaaatagtaataaaaatattttagtgttagattttgaaTAAGAagtttattattcatatttattttaaagtaaataaaataaaataaataaaacgaAATTATATCAGTTCAAAATAATTAGAACATGTAGCATTTTAAACTGACGAGACATTTTGCTgaagataaaaatatcattGGTTTCTCtagaatcaataaaatattaattgcttttgaattaaatacaaaactaaataattatcaaaaacttttttatttcaaacattatctattataaatttaaattttaaaaataaaattatctttaatcaaatgttgtttatttctaataaatattcTCTATGACAACCTAAATTAGTCCAAACTTCATATTGAGTTATTATTAAGCACAACGGTGGAAaacaatattcaattttatagtaAAAAGTGGTACTTTTTTAGAACTTCGAATCAAATGATTGGGTTAttattaaacataattaaattaaaattttgttgcCTTGTTGGGGGTATTTTCGGGCAAATCTTAATTTTAGTACTTCATGTGTATCGAAAGCTACTTAACATTAGTAGTGTCAGTTGGccacaaaaagaaataatacttaaaatttgACACTTGACAGTTGTCCTCTCAATAAGgactaaagttttaaaaatgaaaaataaaaaaattaatgatttgtGATTGTCACGTACTTCATTGAGTTTCATCCAAACACTTTTAAGacgaaataataataataataataataataataataataataataataataatgtaacatatatttatttgacaTGGAATTTACTAGACTTGTTTTGACCATGTTTAGAGATCGAGATGAAATATAGAAATTGAAATACTAATTTAGAATAAGTATAAGAGTCTTTCAAATCATTCTgtttataaaaatcaaatcttatTTATCACTACTCGTACATAATTCCTTACTAACTCAACTTGACTCACAACAATATGtatattataggtatatatagtATAAAGTATATACACTATTCGCACATAATTCCTTACTAATTCAACTTGACTCACAACAATATGTACATTATAGTATATTTAGTATAAAGTATGTATGATTTTTATGGTCTTTGACGataatattatttgttactTAACAATTTATCAGTAAACTGTCATTGTCTTTGTTGCTTAACTATTGGTATACATCCAACAACTACCATAAATAGAGTTCCTTGCATGATGTAATCAATTAATGCAGATAAGTTCTGGTAGCATTGATGGGAAATTGGGAATTTACTTGAAAGGAGTTAATTATGACATATTAGCaattcacattaaaaaaaattaataataaaaaatgatataatatgaaCGAAACATTTAACCAGATTTGATTATTCCTCATTAACCAGATTTTTccatttaattttctattgatTGGAACTTGGAAGAAAATACATTTGACCTTCCTTAAAACTCATCAGCATTGTTGCTAACCATGAATCATAAGATGAGGTTCACCTGTTGCAGATTCGAGTTACCAATGAAGCAAAAAGATAGAAGCTCATaagaaaaagtatatatataaaaaaaaagagaccaATCACTTGCAAAccaaaatatttgatataatgTATTGAGAATACTAGTGAAAGATTACAAAAATAACCAACAATATCTTAAATTTAAGAATTCTTGAAAATATGTCAAAATCACTTGAAGATGGGAAGAGtttacaaagcaaaaaatacatCATAGTCATCTTAATGCCTAAATAAATAGTCACCAAAAAGAATGGAATGGTACAAAAGGCAACACATGAATACAGTATTTGCTATTGCAATCCTGTGATACGTTTTCTAAAGCCCATAAAATTCCAGCATTTCTTCTTCAACAGGGTGTGTTTTGCCAACTATGACTAAGCAATGCAATGGCGCCCCAAAGTCGACTGTTAGAAGTTGCTTCATTGAACCAGCAACCACCTTTTGGTCTTCACTCCCCAGCCGTGCAAAACCAACACAGATTGTATTTTCACCGTATACTGTAATTTTAAAAACGGGAATGCAAAATGAAACGTTTAGTCACTATAAATGTCAAACAACATTCTTTATAACTATTAATGCCACAAAGCCGGGGCTAAAACAAAACCAGATGTCAATTATACGCAAGAAGTATGTCATGATTGTAAATAAGGCGTAAGTTAGAGGCATATCGAAACCATATCCATTATCATACTAGTTCGCTTCAGATTGAGCTCATAAAAGCAGGAAAATGACTTGCAACCTCTCTTAGTCATGTCTCGTGTCAAGGGAAATTATAATATGGATATTGTACTGGCATGTTTGGCAAACATTTACACAAGCAGTACGGATTCCTTTTTCGCTAAAGAAGAGAGAATGCTTGAACTGTAAATGAGATTTATGTCAAATTAAGCACAAAGTCACAAGGACAGGTTTTCAAAATCTGTATTAACTAAATCACATCTTGATCACACAGTGAATTATTGAAAAcctatgttgctcagactctttAAAAATATCGACAGGTGCATGTTAGATACTCTAAGAGTAGTGCTTTGTGGAGGATCCCAACAAttttggagagtccgagcaacatagctgAAAATGAAAACTTGGATAAACTAAGGTAAGTAGACTATTAATAGTCACCCGCCCCACCCCCACCATTTTGTCAAGCAGAAGCATGAATTCGTGAACATACCAAATTCTCCACGGGCTTCTTCAACCTCTAAGAGCTGCTCAATTGCTGTGTTAACTGTCATAAATCTGGGAGGTTCATACTGCTTCTTTCCTCTGAGAATAAAATCAGGGTCACATACTATTTCAAGTGATTCGTCTAAGAATAAATGGAAACAACATTGATGTCTAACCTGCAAAGAGACTCGATGGTTGGTTCTTTCACTCGTATATCTGCAAATCAGAAGATGAAGATGCAATTGAATGAAGAAGACTGCACAAAAAGTAAGGCAATAAAAGATCGATCAAGTACTTCTGTAACCTCACAAGTCACCAGTAATACATAAACTTAACTAGAAACATCTAATTTCATGTCGTATATCCTTGTTAGCACTACAATGGTGTTTAAGGTTGAGAATGAATCCTCTGAAAACTAGTCCAGAAGTATGCTCGGTGAAAATATTCCACTTAAAAGCAAAAGATGATAGACCGTCAACTGAAGTGTTTTGATTGGTAAAAGAGGCAAAACTGGCAACTGAAAATTTTTagtcatatatatatgaaatatatatggtaaCACATAACTCATGATGTAGCCAAATAACAATCACTAAGGGGATGGTATATCGGTTGAGGACGTAACAAGAATGAGAGTCGTTAAGCTTTATCATCCTTGCGCTAAGCTATTTTCCACAGAAACTATCCTACAGTATTATCACTGCAGTAACGTAGGAGTAACAGAATGTTATGCCAACTACAAATATGCTAACCTTGACAGGCAAGATTATCCTGATAACACTTGCTACTGAACAGAATAGGCTTCTCAGTTGTTTAGTCACAGGTGACAGAAGTTGCCCCGGATACCACAAATATAAGAACAAACAAAGTAGTTAAATAGCCACTTACCTAACAAGCAgagtgtgtgtagtccaagctTTCGGTTTTCTCTAATCTTCTCATAGAAACTATCCGGCCTCCAGGTCTCAGTGAAGAACGGTATGGACACTGTCTCTCCATAATGGTAGAGCTGTAAGCCACACACTCCAACAGCATTCATCACAGATGCATTGTGTATCACCTTAACATCCACACCCAACTTCTTCGCACGGACGACAATATCAGTGTGGGTTGTGGCTCTGTAGTGAATATTGACATATGATGGAGAGGAAAGGAAGTAGATAAGTGAAAGAACATCTATGTGTCAACATGAAAAGAACCATCTTTGtattttacttgtttattaAATCCATAAACAAAACAAGACAGTTGAAGATATTCTCCTCCTAAGGAAGATTACCCAATTAAGCTTTTGCTAACATAAATCAACAAAGTTCATCATTTTCGAGAACTTCCACAAGTCATCCCGTTATAAGCGATAACATTTACGTGATTTCTCTTATAAGCGATTTCAACTGTCAATTAAAGTTCCAAATAGAAGGCATAACCAATATTGAAAGAGAAATGCATTAACATAGTTTTTAAACAATACAAAGGTCCTTATTCCAAAAACTCCTCCTACCTTAGAAGGATAAATTACTGATAATTTACTGGGTGCTTTGCAACAAAGTTCAATGATATGCTGGCACATTATCGAAACTTAAAGAAGCAACCAATTATTGTTCCCAATTTTAGAGAATCTAGGTGAATGTTCAATTCAGAATAGGTGCAATCATGCATACTATCTACTTCTTTGCCAAATTAACCACTACCAAGTGAAACAAGATTGAACAAAGCTACATGAACTGACCTAAGACTGGGGAGAGTAGGTGTACGCATACCTTATCCCTACCTTACGGAAGTAGAGAGACTGTATCCCAAAGAACCCCCCGGCTCAAGTAACACAAATCAAAGAACAtacaaaaggaaagaaataaaagatgtaTTGGAGGAAGCATCACAAAGCATATAGGGAATGGACAAAGTAACAGCAACAAAGTCATGTGATAACCAAACACAAGACACAAAGGGGT
This genomic window contains:
- the LOC101259434 gene encoding probable diphthine methyl ester synthase, which translates into the protein MLYIIGLGLGDDKDITLKGLEAVKKCSKVYMEAYTSLLSFGLSPNGLSNLENLYGRSITLADREMVEEKADEILNEAKASDVAFLVVGDPFGATTHTDIVVRAKKLGVDVKVIHNASVMNAVGVCGLQLYHYGETVSIPFFTETWRPDSFYEKIRENRKLGLHTLCLLDIRVKEPTIESLCRGKKQYEPPRFMTVNTAIEQLLEVEEARGEFVYGENTICVGFARLGSEDQKVVAGSMKQLLTVDFGAPLHCLVIVGKTHPVEEEMLEFYGL